A genomic stretch from Candidatus Nitrososphaera gargensis Ga9.2 includes:
- a CDS encoding transposase — translation MVDGQRLIVAVIPLESRSDAYRFVKKMVEKVRTLGIRIRYLTLDGGFFSIDTMRFLKESGLKKYILHMPSTRKVKKMRLSDGMRFKYRTNHHHHQRRELEQVSFDVVVAYDRTKDYYYLMATNMPSLYKSSTLLKLYNRRWGIETSYRMCNQFLIRTTSKKYIVRLFYYLFACLIYNAWVTYNEQNIPVIVVQMKLSLLWFVLNDNYMLEYA, via the coding sequence CTGGTCGACGGTCAAAGGCTGATCGTAGCGGTAATCCCACTAGAATCTAGGAGTGACGCATACAGGTTTGTCAAAAAGATGGTCGAAAAAGTCAGAACGTTGGGCATAAGGATCAGGTACCTGACGCTTGATGGCGGGTTCTTTAGCATAGACACAATGAGGTTCCTGAAAGAATCAGGATTAAAGAAGTACATACTGCACATGCCTTCGACGCGCAAGGTAAAGAAGATGAGACTGAGTGACGGCATGAGGTTCAAGTACAGAACAAACCACCACCACCACCAGAGAAGAGAGTTAGAACAGGTATCGTTTGATGTGGTAGTGGCATACGACAGAACCAAGGATTACTATTACCTTATGGCAACAAACATGCCATCTTTGTACAAATCCAGTACACTTTTGAAACTGTACAACAGGCGCTGGGGAATAGAGACAAGCTACAGGATGTGCAACCAGTTTCTGATAAGGACCACGTCAAAAAAGTACATCGTCAGGTTGTTCTACTACCTTTTTGCGTGTCTGATTTACAACGCATGGGTCACTTACAATGAGCAGAATATCCCTGTGATAGTGGTGCAGATGAAACTATCTCTGCTCTGGTTTGTCCTAAATGACAATTACATGCTTGAGTATGCTTGA
- a CDS encoding sensor histidine kinase codes for MAADDIRLNAKIEAHDLSGIVENKLAKVVAVLNTLTASKNIQSLDVEGGKDLINQSQQSTADITEGYFWLDKDGTTVWNSIFATNQTLQEEYGKLNLNFRAYFIEPKETGQPYYSSVVESLDGIPRIYFSMPVLSDEDKSFKGVLVAAIKSTTLAEQVKQELFPGIESRVSLIDRNGVFMYNANTSWIGRTIYGEEVRTEIERSLSLDSTQISKIYNEILQGKSGSVDAVATSTQIMTTIAYQPVFLYNQQDRDDHHHLFTVIISIPHILAEDVVLLIDQQRIYSTVIVTGIGIIAIGIAIVVLMWNKKLREVVSKRTAELREANEQLKIREDLQKEFINIAAHELRTPIQPILGLADIKELQLQDDRKGGGEEIKITKDEMNIIIRNAKRLEKLSSDILEIARIESGNLRLNLQEFDLNNDVIMPLVKDLQNSMNGKDLKINLSIQGGKKMPVKGDVNRITQALWNLLDNALKFTDKGSISIIAKKENDYIVITVKDTGSGINSKILPRLFTRFATMSEKGTGIGLYISKKIVEAHGGKISGQNNEDGPGASFSISLPMYYNNNGDGDDDGGGKKEGEEEYLRFREKEEEQVRAKTWPDISSMRIFS; via the coding sequence ATGGCTGCAGATGACATTAGGCTAAATGCCAAAATTGAAGCTCACGACCTTTCTGGAATAGTTGAAAACAAATTAGCCAAGGTTGTTGCTGTTTTGAACACGCTGACCGCCTCAAAGAATATACAAAGCCTCGATGTTGAAGGTGGAAAAGACCTCATCAACCAAAGCCAGCAATCCACCGCCGATATAACAGAGGGCTATTTCTGGCTCGATAAAGATGGCACAACCGTGTGGAACAGCATATTTGCGACAAATCAAACTCTTCAGGAAGAGTACGGAAAGCTAAATCTTAATTTCAGAGCGTATTTTATTGAGCCAAAGGAGACGGGCCAGCCATACTATAGTAGCGTGGTAGAATCTCTAGACGGCATACCAAGGATCTATTTCTCCATGCCAGTATTAAGCGACGAAGACAAGTCATTCAAAGGTGTGTTAGTTGCGGCCATCAAATCTACAACTCTTGCAGAGCAGGTGAAGCAGGAATTATTTCCTGGGATCGAAAGTAGGGTCAGTCTAATCGACAGGAATGGAGTCTTTATGTACAACGCAAATACCTCTTGGATCGGCAGGACTATCTACGGTGAGGAAGTACGGACAGAAATTGAGAGAAGTCTTTCTCTCGACTCTACCCAGATATCCAAAATTTATAATGAAATACTGCAGGGCAAATCTGGTTCTGTTGACGCAGTGGCAACCTCCACTCAGATCATGACTACTATTGCATACCAGCCCGTCTTTCTCTATAACCAGCAGGATCGTGATGATCATCATCATCTTTTCACAGTAATCATTTCTATTCCGCACATATTGGCAGAAGATGTGGTGTTGTTGATAGACCAGCAGAGGATATACAGCACAGTTATAGTCACAGGAATTGGGATAATAGCAATTGGAATCGCAATTGTGGTTTTGATGTGGAACAAGAAACTAAGAGAAGTCGTCAGTAAAAGAACCGCTGAACTGAGAGAGGCAAACGAACAACTCAAGATCCGAGAGGATTTGCAAAAGGAATTTATCAATATAGCAGCTCATGAGTTGCGAACTCCAATACAACCAATACTTGGCTTGGCAGATATCAAGGAGTTGCAACTGCAAGATGACAGAAAAGGAGGAGGAGAAGAAATCAAGATAACGAAAGACGAAATGAACATAATCATTCGTAATGCAAAGCGTTTGGAAAAACTTTCATCGGATATTCTTGAAATAGCAAGAATAGAAAGTGGCAACTTGCGTCTGAACCTCCAAGAATTTGATCTGAATAATGATGTAATAATGCCACTAGTAAAAGATCTTCAGAATTCTATGAACGGCAAGGATTTGAAGATTAACCTTTCTATTCAAGGCGGCAAGAAGATGCCAGTGAAAGGAGATGTGAACAGGATTACGCAAGCTCTGTGGAACCTGCTAGATAATGCTCTAAAGTTTACCGATAAAGGATCTATCTCAATTATCGCAAAGAAAGAAAATGACTACATTGTGATAACTGTTAAGGATACTGGCAGCGGCATTAATTCTAAAATCCTTCCCAGATTATTTACAAGATTCGCCACCATGTCTGAAAAGGGCACAGGAATTGGTCTGTATATTTCTAAAAAGATCGTAGAGGCGCATGGCGGAAAAATCTCTGGACAGAATAACGAAGACGGACCTGGAGCATCCTTTTCAATTTCTCTTCCTATGTATTATAATAATAATGGTGATGGTGATGATGATGGCGGCGGCAAGAAAGAAGGAGAAGAAGAATACCTACGTTTTAGAGAGAAGGAAGAGGAGCAGGTTCGAGCAAAAACTTGGCCGGACATAAGCAGCATGAGGATTTTTTCATGA
- a CDS encoding type II toxin-antitoxin system PemK/MazF family toxin: protein MSSSSSSSYSASQRDIVLVPYPFSDLSQAKYRPAIVISNNTYNRKFKDFIAIPLTSNPNTRDHTIPVTSKEMTSGSLTVASVAKVDKVFSLEQRLVVKRYGQLREDVFDKIRAELIKLIN, encoded by the coding sequence ATGTCTAGCTCGTCATCATCATCATATTCAGCCTCGCAAAGAGACATTGTTCTAGTTCCCTATCCATTTTCCGACCTGAGTCAAGCCAAATACCGGCCTGCAATTGTCATTTCTAATAATACCTACAACAGGAAATTCAAGGATTTTATCGCCATACCGTTGACATCAAATCCTAATACAAGAGACCATACCATTCCTGTAACAAGCAAAGAGATGACATCAGGAAGTCTTACAGTGGCCAGTGTTGCAAAGGTAGACAAGGTTTTCAGCTTGGAGCAAAGATTAGTGGTGAAAAGATATGGTCAGCTACGTGAAGATGTATTTGATAAAATAAGAGCAGAGTTAATCAAGCTGATTAACTAA
- the dps gene encoding DNA protection during starvation protein, whose amino-acid sequence MTDDIDYAKTSKPHPNIVAIEVLKKNGVDVDKLIKLITAGVGAEFTTYYYYTILRMHCTGLEGEGIKEIVEDARIEDRNHFEAMVPRLYELGGALPRDIRKFADQAGCPDAYLPENWEDINSILKVLLAAEQCAIRSWGEVCDMTAGKDPRTYDIAQRIMQEEVEHEAWFIELLSKRPSGHFRRKFAGQSPHTGAQGSLIHL is encoded by the coding sequence ATGACTGATGACATAGATTATGCAAAAACATCAAAACCACATCCAAACATCGTTGCAATCGAAGTTTTGAAAAAGAACGGTGTTGACGTTGACAAGCTGATAAAACTTATCACCGCCGGAGTTGGTGCAGAGTTCACGACCTATTACTACTATACTATCTTGAGGATGCACTGCACTGGGCTTGAAGGTGAGGGCATAAAAGAAATAGTGGAAGATGCCAGGATAGAGGACAGGAACCACTTTGAAGCTATGGTCCCACGCCTGTACGAGCTTGGAGGCGCACTTCCACGCGATATAAGGAAGTTTGCTGACCAGGCAGGGTGCCCAGATGCATACCTGCCAGAAAACTGGGAGGACATCAATTCAATATTAAAAGTGCTCTTGGCAGCAGAGCAGTGTGCCATCCGCTCGTGGGGCGAAGTATGTGACATGACAGCAGGCAAGGACCCAAGGACATACGATATTGCCCAGAGGATAATGCAAGAAGAGGTCGAGCATGAAGCATGGTTTATAGAACTTTTGTCAAAGAGGCCATCTGGGCACTTTAGGAGAAAGTTTGCTGGCCAGTCGCCGCACACAGGCGCACAGGGGAGCCTAATTCACCTTTAG
- a CDS encoding PEFG-CTERM sorting domain-containing protein — protein MGTFAVPEFGGIAAIILALSIVGIIIATARYATRNNRFSSFRGRL, from the coding sequence CTGGGTACTTTTGCAGTACCAGAGTTTGGCGGAATAGCTGCAATCATACTGGCTCTGTCGATCGTTGGAATCATCATAGCCACTGCGAGGTACGCCACTAGAAACAATAGATTCAGCAGCTTTAGAGGACGACTGTAA
- a CDS encoding RNA-guided endonuclease TnpB family protein — MRADTVYSSLRKSRYESWNVLPSILPYSGNEANYQRRQAFLKKQKKLPNYSQQCRHFKHSDNFKAIGTGKGQAVLKKLDEAWSSFWTLKRLQSEEGRLPPNIRRVRMPSYLKDRDSKQTVVRGFYVRNDCYRLDRKRSTITIIGKNLRLRYAADRVREGKKGRLDVMYDRLKDAWYAFIPVDTAPAKQAVVSGQPEKVGSIDLGICNLVAFYAENEQPVIYSGRAVLSDYVYRTKKIAELQSRLPQKQQHTSRKIGLSYRKRTRRFKHATRAMLKDLFERMKQIGITKVAVGDLNGIRDGNNLGAHTNQKLHNFWSHLQTIEWIRHMCEDYSMEFVQVSEKGTSKTCCVCAVKDIMAGYIEACTSAKKTG; from the coding sequence TTGAGGGCAGATACCGTCTACTCAAGCCTACGAAAGAGCAGGTACGAGAGCTGGAACGTATTGCCCTCCATACTTCCCTACTCTGGAAACGAGGCCAATTACCAACGTAGGCAAGCATTTCTCAAGAAGCAGAAGAAACTACCGAACTACTCGCAGCAATGTAGACACTTCAAGCACTCCGACAACTTCAAAGCAATTGGCACAGGCAAGGGTCAGGCTGTACTGAAGAAGCTTGATGAAGCATGGAGCTCTTTCTGGACGCTAAAACGTCTGCAATCAGAAGAAGGTAGACTGCCGCCTAACATCAGGAGAGTGAGAATGCCTAGCTACCTCAAAGACAGAGATTCAAAACAAACAGTTGTTAGGGGGTTTTATGTCCGAAACGACTGCTACAGGCTGGACAGGAAACGCTCGACGATAACAATAATAGGCAAGAACCTGAGGCTACGATACGCAGCGGACAGGGTCAGGGAAGGAAAGAAAGGAAGACTGGACGTTATGTACGACAGGTTGAAAGACGCTTGGTATGCATTCATACCCGTCGATACTGCGCCTGCAAAACAGGCTGTTGTATCTGGTCAACCCGAAAAGGTGGGTTCTATCGATCTGGGAATATGCAACCTAGTAGCCTTCTACGCCGAAAACGAACAACCGGTCATATACTCCGGACGTGCAGTTCTGAGCGACTATGTGTACAGGACGAAAAAGATAGCAGAGCTGCAGTCAAGGCTTCCACAGAAGCAACAACATACATCGAGAAAAATAGGTCTGTCCTACCGCAAAAGGACGCGGCGCTTCAAACATGCTACAAGAGCTATGCTCAAAGACCTATTCGAGAGGATGAAGCAAATAGGAATCACAAAGGTGGCGGTAGGAGACCTTAACGGAATAAGGGATGGCAACAACCTTGGAGCACACACCAACCAAAAGCTGCACAACTTTTGGTCGCATTTGCAGACAATAGAATGGATACGACATATGTGCGAGGACTACAGCATGGAGTTTGTACAAGTGTCGGAGAAAGGGACGTCCAAGACCTGTTGTGTGTGTGCGGTCAAGGACATAATGGCAGGGTACATAGAGGCTTGCACGTCTGCAAAGAAAACAGGGTGA
- a CDS encoding helix-turn-helix domain-containing protein, with amino-acid sequence MPERVPDVTKLKILRLWLAGESRDNIARKTGVGTGTVSNVISEWRTSYANYNIDALRELGIAMKNAGITPKEAADAARVFNMLTKNNVKLDDLDFFISDAYKTCSNTGLPTERLVDLLNQFFALSSSLNIPAEELPIQLAKLKNEVEGLKKSKIELEQELSNKETTLLDLQQFVTAREMLREHLGDDNGNFSIVEHLPKLANMLRNAKEMQYNPSKIISKISKIKSLQEQESALRVAIENKERRYRYFARESQRLENKVNSLSQTVRFYKELKAMGFGLRQLRLLHSILEELVNDSIIIDSIFAVETPGKAAVTKFFRDLEEMYPQLLDYQERIRQLKVDAENYNYLAENAKKRYADRKDLIDTVEILTNRKGFNRDDIIYLQSIIMKHNIGRANKKKFAADLDKYGSIEDAIADSSFQLGELQKQEISLQARIKQLKSDVEDLEAKRIAISESLKDGALFIQALLAQAEAEAKQGISSVVQEARQGMQTAKELLDECKKISYETIATVSKLNLEVSKQFESISRLEGFKDLAEVISIASAIDTNEKLGASSRELLPKLDLHTIGVLSMLISAYEKYGPEAKVITEPFSRVRALLATFVATSHIGAKQM; translated from the coding sequence ATGCCTGAAAGGGTGCCTGATGTTACCAAGCTCAAGATACTTCGACTATGGCTGGCGGGAGAGAGCAGAGACAACATTGCACGCAAGACAGGTGTAGGTACGGGCACAGTCAGCAATGTTATTTCTGAATGGCGCACATCGTATGCTAACTACAACATCGATGCCTTAAGAGAACTCGGCATAGCAATGAAAAATGCTGGCATAACGCCCAAAGAAGCTGCAGACGCAGCAAGGGTGTTCAACATGCTTACAAAAAATAATGTCAAACTAGATGATTTAGATTTCTTTATCAGTGATGCATACAAGACCTGCTCGAACACTGGACTTCCAACAGAGAGGCTTGTAGATCTTTTAAACCAATTTTTTGCTCTATCATCAAGCCTCAATATTCCGGCAGAAGAACTTCCAATCCAGCTTGCCAAGCTAAAAAATGAGGTGGAGGGCTTGAAGAAGTCCAAAATAGAGCTTGAACAAGAGCTGAGCAATAAAGAAACAACACTTCTGGATCTACAGCAGTTTGTCACTGCAAGGGAGATGTTAAGAGAGCATTTAGGTGACGACAACGGCAACTTTTCTATCGTTGAACACCTTCCAAAGCTTGCAAACATGCTCAGGAATGCAAAAGAAATGCAATACAACCCTAGCAAGATAATATCTAAAATTTCAAAAATAAAATCGCTTCAAGAGCAAGAATCAGCATTGCGAGTAGCTATCGAGAACAAAGAGAGGCGGTACAGGTACTTTGCAAGAGAAAGCCAAAGGCTAGAGAATAAGGTAAATTCGTTGTCACAGACAGTAAGGTTCTACAAGGAGTTGAAGGCTATGGGCTTTGGCCTCAGGCAGCTGAGGCTCTTGCATAGCATCCTTGAGGAGCTTGTAAACGACAGCATTATAATAGACAGCATATTTGCAGTTGAGACCCCCGGCAAGGCCGCTGTTACAAAGTTCTTCAGAGACCTAGAGGAGATGTATCCGCAGCTTCTTGACTACCAAGAGAGGATCAGACAGCTCAAGGTTGATGCAGAAAACTACAATTATCTTGCAGAGAATGCCAAAAAGAGGTATGCAGATCGAAAAGACCTTATTGATACAGTAGAGATACTTACAAACCGCAAGGGCTTCAATCGCGACGATATAATATATCTTCAAAGCATCATCATGAAACATAACATAGGGAGAGCCAACAAGAAAAAGTTCGCAGCTGATCTGGACAAATATGGAAGCATAGAGGATGCCATTGCCGATTCATCCTTCCAATTAGGGGAGCTGCAAAAACAAGAAATATCATTGCAAGCAAGAATAAAACAGCTAAAATCTGATGTAGAGGATCTAGAGGCCAAGAGGATAGCTATAAGTGAAAGCTTAAAGGATGGTGCATTATTTATCCAAGCACTACTTGCACAAGCTGAGGCAGAAGCCAAGCAGGGAATTTCTAGTGTTGTACAAGAAGCACGACAGGGAATGCAAACAGCCAAGGAGTTGCTTGATGAATGCAAGAAGATAAGCTATGAAACCATTGCGACTGTAAGCAAGCTAAATCTAGAGGTTAGCAAGCAGTTCGAATCCATTTCACGGCTTGAAGGGTTCAAGGATCTTGCAGAAGTCATTAGCATTGCATCCGCCATTGATACCAATGAAAAATTAGGGGCCAGCAGTCGTGAACTACTTCCTAAATTAGATCTGCACACTATAGGCGTCCTAAGCATGTTGATTTCAGCCTACGAAAAGTATGGTCCAGAAGCAAAAGTAATAACCGAACCGTTTTCACGTGTGCGGGCACTTTTGGCAACCTTCGTAGCTACAAGTCATATTGGCGCCAAACAAATGTAA
- a CDS encoding transposase translates to MSLKLLGLSYEKISGHFQLLFNLQVTDAAINHAVMKVAEAFDPRYNELVDDLLKEKNVRGDETV, encoded by the coding sequence GTGTCGCTAAAGCTGCTGGGACTGTCCTATGAAAAGATATCCGGCCATTTCCAGCTGCTGTTCAACCTGCAGGTCACAGATGCTGCAATAAACCATGCCGTGATGAAGGTGGCAGAGGCGTTTGATCCGAGGTACAACGAGCTTGTCGATGACCTGCTCAAGGAAAAGAACGTCCGCGGGGACGAGACCGTCTGA
- a CDS encoding AbrB/MazE/SpoVT family DNA-binding domain-containing protein, producing MTSSSPPPAVEIRTIKVSDKGQVSIPKDIRKNMRIKKGDSLVMMVKDDKIVLEKSEKIALLLDGEFKDIEAFAEHSLKSVWDNPYDEVWNKDAPVATPRGNKRKNQ from the coding sequence ATGACATCTTCTTCTCCTCCTCCTGCTGTTGAAATTAGAACCATAAAGGTATCAGATAAAGGCCAAGTATCTATTCCTAAGGATATTCGTAAGAATATGAGAATCAAGAAAGGTGACAGTCTAGTTATGATGGTGAAGGATGACAAAATCGTCTTGGAAAAATCTGAAAAGATCGCGCTATTACTAGATGGAGAATTCAAAGACATTGAAGCATTTGCAGAGCATTCGCTAAAGAGTGTCTGGGATAACCCATATGATGAGGTTTGGAATAAGGATGCGCCTGTTGCTACGCCAAGAGGAAACAAAAGGAAGAACCAATAA
- a CDS encoding PEFG-CTERM sorting domain-containing protein: MQYPKLAKHKQLLGVIIAAVLLTVIFVPFQKANAFTVTTTLPNAVGGAINNSVSGENFQITINVEAGELISIQSITLILDNGLASVKTATFNSAGTRTGGSDTLVIGNQLTISSFTANGGYGYGYGLVSSGYSFTSPYTYAFNNYGYGYIGGNTGGYANAGVTNFVNGLIGPGQITITGKLRTADLDTATPHTLDVLIDTGAGGNNNDQLVAPQLGFNVNANNNLVSVSVNVSANTPVGVTVPSTGDKVSISFGGSASGAVVVEKKTLSAINSQFPGAFTSVGSSTASFNVGSSTANTIGEVFEFDLSATSYSGSVRVTVPYNSALLSSGQSPSIFKWTGSAWEQGTNVSSNSTHVTGTFTSLSPVVAGALTPASSGGGSSSGGGGGGRGPVIISPDGTTPTTEPIPQEGDGSGGGGTGAVQWQTFSLDVEGTSYNIQYNITNGSVEDMMLDIDNRRLVVSVTSTNEDGNLKLRLPREVIDSKSGADGKSGTDQPFTVFLGDGTAATSEEGTPTATIRQISINFPAGTEEIQILGTFAVPEFGGIAAIILALSIVGIIIATARYATRNNRFSSFRGRL, translated from the coding sequence ATGCAGTATCCAAAGCTAGCCAAGCATAAGCAGTTGCTAGGCGTTATAATCGCAGCAGTACTGCTTACTGTAATATTTGTTCCATTCCAGAAGGCCAACGCTTTCACAGTTACTACTACTTTGCCCAACGCAGTAGGTGGCGCAATAAACAACTCTGTCTCCGGGGAGAATTTTCAAATCACCATAAATGTTGAAGCTGGCGAGCTCATTTCAATCCAATCAATAACCCTTATTCTTGACAATGGGCTTGCTTCTGTAAAAACAGCAACCTTTAATTCTGCTGGTACTCGGACAGGCGGATCTGACACACTTGTCATTGGTAACCAGCTTACAATATCCTCTTTTACTGCTAACGGCGGCTATGGTTATGGCTATGGTTTAGTTAGCAGTGGATATTCATTCACTTCTCCATATACTTATGCTTTCAACAACTATGGTTATGGCTACATTGGCGGCAACACTGGAGGCTATGCCAATGCAGGAGTAACCAACTTTGTGAACGGCCTTATTGGTCCCGGGCAGATTACAATAACTGGCAAGCTAAGGACCGCTGATCTTGATACTGCAACTCCTCATACTTTGGATGTTCTTATTGATACTGGTGCCGGTGGAAATAATAATGACCAGCTTGTCGCTCCTCAGCTTGGATTTAATGTCAACGCCAATAACAATCTAGTATCCGTTAGCGTAAACGTGTCAGCAAACACTCCTGTCGGTGTCACCGTCCCAAGTACAGGTGACAAAGTAAGCATTAGCTTTGGGGGCAGCGCAAGCGGCGCTGTGGTAGTTGAAAAGAAAACACTGTCTGCAATAAACAGCCAGTTCCCTGGTGCATTTACCTCTGTTGGCTCCTCAACAGCATCATTTAATGTCGGCAGCTCAACAGCAAACACCATTGGAGAGGTGTTTGAATTCGACCTGTCTGCCACAAGCTATTCAGGCTCTGTAAGAGTTACAGTACCCTACAACTCGGCACTCTTGTCGTCCGGACAATCACCATCGATATTTAAATGGACTGGCAGTGCATGGGAACAAGGAACAAATGTAAGCTCTAACTCGACGCACGTAACAGGCACGTTCACAAGTCTATCGCCAGTTGTAGCAGGCGCGCTCACTCCTGCATCGAGTGGCGGCGGATCATCAAGTGGTGGAGGTGGCGGAGGACGCGGCCCTGTGATAATAAGTCCAGACGGAACAACCCCGACAACAGAGCCGATACCGCAAGAAGGTGATGGTAGTGGTGGTGGAGGCACCGGTGCTGTGCAGTGGCAGACCTTCTCACTTGATGTGGAAGGCACATCGTACAACATACAGTACAACATAACCAACGGCTCCGTGGAAGATATGATGCTTGACATAGATAACCGCAGGCTTGTAGTATCAGTCACCTCGACAAATGAAGATGGAAACCTGAAGCTAAGGCTTCCAAGAGAAGTGATTGATTCAAAGTCAGGAGCTGACGGCAAATCCGGTACAGATCAGCCATTCACTGTGTTCTTGGGCGATGGAACTGCAGCTACCTCAGAAGAAGGAACACCAACAGCAACCATAAGACAAATCTCCATTAACTTCCCAGCAGGAACCGAGGAGATTCAAATTCTGGGTACTTTTGCAGTACCAGAGTTTGGCGGAATAGCTGCAATCATACTGGCTCTGTCGATCGTTGGAATCATCATAGCCACTGCGAGGTACGCCACTAGAAACAATAGATTCAGCAGCTTTAGAGGACGACTGTAA